A section of the Rhodothermus sp. genome encodes:
- a CDS encoding T9SS type A sorting domain-containing protein: MRRIATMMALLLGIGLLLPARAQINDVTVREINQIHPDSLALLKQLGTNLDIARIQSLIRSPLTGDTVRFTAVVMSDPLSSGLSGLNQDGIPSRLHVFVRDTSALSQGKDGMTIQIVDGSYETTGLKSLTRGDVATFTAVVTYFGHTIQLTPISIEPIGDYISLGLPDSLLDPVVVTTADLNMNVAEGKVQVNWDNFARLNNQYVRIENATMLRSTLADQGRPNWLFSTDGGQTFVQNDDISLRFRNDRADYPDEFNKRDPNDPFQPPPPGALINVQGFVVFRGTFEAFDLGAIPPGAMLKLAPFEDTDLEVLETPPAIAGVGRPDVVPGNEPVTITIEATADPNRQLASVELHYYTSSSPDTQVVAATPAASKAGGRETLALYQAQIPAAPDGDFVIYWVEAEDNMGARSRSEDQYYRVLYNGITQIAQVQETPDGGPGDSPFVGITTDRIDLQVVVQSQPAISGLVAVQDDPNLGPWSGILLNLPSAARDTLQRGDQLRITRAHIRERFGVTELDSVTFTKESTGNFLGYKTMNTSDMVDLAIAEAHEGMLVRFDNVTIIDPDEGFGEWSFSSDGTEANKVKADDRSAAISRDFAVNTFQAGDQVSFIQGIWWYSFGEYKLVPEDPATDIGTITTDVEPGENLPAAFTLMPNYPNPFANVTTLRYVLPQAGPVRLEVFDLLGRRVAVVIDGMQAAGMHEVKLDGRTLSNGLYVVRLTTEAGTATRMIVRMK; the protein is encoded by the coding sequence ATGCGACGCATTGCTACGATGATGGCCCTGCTGCTGGGTATCGGGCTCCTGCTTCCGGCCCGTGCCCAGATCAACGATGTGACTGTGCGGGAGATTAATCAGATTCATCCTGATAGCCTGGCGCTGCTTAAGCAGCTGGGCACGAACCTCGACATAGCCCGCATCCAGAGCCTGATCCGCTCACCGCTGACCGGCGACACGGTGCGGTTTACGGCGGTAGTCATGAGCGACCCACTTAGCTCTGGTTTGTCTGGCCTGAATCAGGATGGTATACCTTCCCGGTTGCACGTATTTGTGCGCGATACGTCGGCACTTTCGCAGGGAAAAGATGGGATGACCATCCAGATCGTAGATGGCTCCTACGAAACCACAGGCCTGAAAAGCCTCACCAGAGGCGATGTGGCCACCTTTACGGCTGTCGTGACCTACTTTGGCCATACGATACAGCTTACTCCGATCAGCATAGAGCCTATAGGAGATTATATCTCGCTGGGATTACCTGACAGCCTGCTTGATCCGGTAGTGGTCACGACCGCCGATCTGAACATGAACGTGGCCGAGGGCAAGGTGCAGGTGAACTGGGACAACTTCGCCCGGCTGAACAATCAGTACGTGCGCATTGAAAATGCCACCATGCTCCGCAGCACGCTGGCGGACCAGGGGCGCCCGAACTGGCTCTTTTCGACCGATGGGGGCCAGACGTTCGTGCAGAATGATGATATTTCGCTGCGATTCAGAAACGATCGGGCCGACTATCCGGACGAGTTCAACAAACGGGATCCGAACGATCCGTTTCAGCCGCCGCCGCCGGGAGCGCTGATCAACGTGCAGGGCTTTGTGGTCTTTCGGGGGACGTTCGAAGCGTTCGATCTGGGCGCCATTCCTCCGGGCGCCATGCTGAAGCTGGCCCCCTTCGAGGATACGGATCTGGAAGTATTGGAGACGCCACCGGCCATTGCAGGGGTAGGTCGGCCTGACGTTGTACCGGGGAACGAGCCGGTAACGATTACGATTGAAGCGACGGCAGATCCTAACCGCCAGCTTGCCAGTGTGGAGCTACATTACTATACCAGCTCGAGCCCGGATACCCAGGTGGTGGCTGCGACGCCGGCTGCTTCAAAGGCAGGGGGGCGGGAGACGCTGGCGCTCTATCAAGCACAGATTCCAGCAGCACCTGATGGCGATTTTGTGATTTACTGGGTGGAGGCCGAAGACAACATGGGGGCCCGTTCCCGTTCCGAGGATCAATACTACCGGGTACTCTATAACGGCATTACACAGATTGCTCAGGTGCAGGAAACCCCTGATGGGGGACCAGGCGACAGTCCGTTTGTGGGTATTACAACCGACCGCATCGATCTGCAGGTGGTCGTTCAGAGTCAGCCTGCTATATCCGGGCTGGTGGCGGTGCAGGACGACCCGAACCTGGGACCCTGGTCGGGAATCCTGCTGAACCTGCCTTCGGCTGCACGCGACACCCTCCAGCGGGGGGATCAGCTGCGCATTACACGGGCGCACATCCGGGAACGGTTTGGCGTGACCGAGCTGGATAGCGTTACGTTCACGAAGGAGAGCACGGGCAACTTCCTGGGCTATAAGACAATGAACACGAGCGACATGGTCGATCTGGCCATCGCTGAGGCCCACGAAGGCATGCTTGTACGCTTTGACAACGTGACGATCATCGACCCGGATGAAGGTTTTGGAGAGTGGTCGTTCTCCTCGGATGGCACTGAAGCGAACAAGGTGAAGGCAGATGATCGATCGGCGGCCATTTCTCGTGATTTTGCAGTCAACACCTTCCAGGCCGGTGATCAGGTGTCATTCATTCAGGGTATCTGGTGGTATTCGTTCGGCGAGTACAAGCTGGTGCCCGAAGATCCGGCCACGGACATTGGTACCATTACCACGGATGTTGAGCCGGGCGAGAACCTGCCAGCTGCTTTCACGCTGATGCCAAACTATCCCAACCCCTTCGCCAACGTTACTACGCTGCGTTACGTGCTGCCGCAGGCCGGTCCAGTACGTCTGGAAGTGTTCGATCTGCTGGGGCGTCGAGTGGCTGTGGTGATCGACGGCATGCAGGCGGCCGGTATGCACGAAGTGAAGCTGGATGGTCGTACGCTCTCGAACGGCCTTTATGTGGTGCGGCTGACCACAGAGGCCGGTACAGCTACGCGCATGATCGTTCGCATGAAATAA